TTTTGTTAATTTCAAATTTTTTCAGAAAAAACAGGAAAGAGTACTTGACAGGGGGGAGAAAATATAATATACTTTCATTCCCAAAACGCAAGAGAGCGTGATGGAGATGATTGAGAGCTTAGAGATAAGTAGCAGGCCCGAGAGGTTCTGAGATATTAACGTATAATATATAAGAGCCTAAGGGTTTTTGATAAGATAAAGTCACGTTTAAACTTTTACGAGTTTTAATGGATTAAACTTTTTATGGAGAGTTTGATCCTGGCTCAGAGTGAACGCTGGCGGCATGCTTAACACATGCAAGTCGAGGGGCAGCAGTAGGAAACTTCGGTTTCCTAGCTGGCGACCGGCGGACGGGTGAGTAACACGTAGCTACTTGCCCCACAGTGGGGGATAACAGTCCGAAAGGACTGCTAATACCGCATACACCCGAGAGGGGAAAGCCTTTAAGGCGCTGTGGGATAGGGCTGCGGCGTATCAGCTAGTTGGTGGGGTAACGGCCTACCAAGGCGATGACGCGTAGCTGGTCTGAGAGGATGATCAGCCACACTGGAACTGAGACACGGTCCAGACTCCTACGGGAGGCAGCAGTGGGGAATATTGGGCAATGGGCGAAAGCCTGACCCAGCAATGCCGCGTGGAGGAAGACGCCCTTCGGGGTGTAAACTCCTTTTGTAGGGGAAGAAGCTGACGGTACCCTACGAATAAGCTCCGGCTAACTCCGTGCCAGCAGCCGCGGTAATACGGGGGGAGCGAGCGTTACTCGGAATCACTGGGCGTAAAGGGTGCGTAGGCGGCTTGGTAAGTTAGGAGTGAAAGCCCACAGCTCAACTGTGGAACTGCTTCTAAAACTGCTAAGCTAGAGTCCGGGAGAGGCTGCGGGAATTCCTGGTGTAGGGGTGAAATCCGTAGAGATCAGGAGGAATGCCGAAAGCGAAGGCGCGCAGCTGGAACGGTACTGACGCTGAGGCACGAAAGCGTGGGGAGCAAACAGGATTAGATACCCTGGTAGTCCACGCCCTAAACGATGGCCACTAGTGGTTGGGGGGACAGTCCCCCAGTCACGCAGCTAACGCGATAAGTGGCCCGCCTGGGGAGTACGGCCGCAAGGCTAAAACTCAAAGGAATAGACGGGGACCCGAACAAGCGGTGGAGCATGTGGTTTAATTCGAAGATACGCGAAGAACCTTACCTGGGCTTGACATCCGGGGAATCCCCCAGAGATGGGGGAGTGCTAACTTCGGTTAGAACCCCGAGACAGGTGCTGCATGGCTGTCGTCAGCTCGTGTCGTGAGATGTTGGGTTAAGTCCCGCAACGAGCGCAACCCCTGCCCTTAGTTGGAAACAGTTCGGCTGTCCACTCTAAGGGGACTGCCCGGGCAACCGGGAGGAAGGTGGGGATGACGTCAAGTCATCATGGCCCTTATGTCCAGGGCGACACACGTGCTACAATGGCCAGGACAGAGAGAGGCAATACCGCGAGGTGGAGCAAATCTCTAAACCTGGTCCCAGTTCGGATTGCAGTCTGCAACTCGACTGCATGAAGGCGGAATCGCTAGTAATCGCGGATCAGCCATGCCGCGGTGAATACGTTCCCGGGTCTTGTACTCACCGCCCGTCACACCATGGGAGTTGTGCTCACCCGAAGTCGGTATCCCAAAGATTGGGGCCGCCGACGGTGGGCACAGCGACTGGGGTGAAGTCGTAACAAGGTAGCCGTAGGAGAACCTGCGGCTGGATCACCTCCTTTCAAGAGGAAAAGGGAGACAGATTCGGTTCTGTTTCCCAAGAGAGCCTTGAGGGTCTGCTGCTTATATGTAAGCTTTCAACCCTTATCATGGGTGCGGGACTATAGCTCAGTTGGTTAGAGCGCACCCTGATAAGGGTGAGGTCCCAGGTTCAAGTCCTGGTAGTCCCACCAGACTACTTTGTTTGGGGACATAGCTCAGCTGGTAGAGCGCCTGCCTTGCACGCAGGAGGTCAGGGGTTCGACTCCCCTTGTCTCCACCAGCAGGGGTTAAGAAGATAAATATTAAGCCTATTTAGTAGGTTTAATACTTATCTTTTAAGATAAGAGAGATGATTGAAAATTGGTTGTTAAAAGTCTTGTCCACGCCGCGAGAAAGCTACTAAGGGCGAGCGGTGGATGCCTAGGCTGGCAGAGGCGAAGAAGGACGTGCTAGGCTGCGAAAAGCCAGGGGGAGCTGCCAAGAAGCGTTGATCCCTGGATATCCGAATGGGGTAACCCGGCCAGTTGAGAGACTGGTCACCCACATAAGTGGGGGCGAACCCGGGGAAGTGAAACATCTCAGTACCCGGAGGAGAAGAAATCAAACGAGATTCCCAAAGTAGCGGCGAGCGAAATGGGAGGAGCCCGTTCTGGTGTAGCCAGTATCTTAGGGGAATTACCTGGAAAGGTAAGCCACAGAGGGTGAAAGCCCCGTACCCGAAAAGATACTGGTGGGACTAAGCCAGAACCTAGCGAGTAGCTCGGGACACGTGTTATCCTGAGTGAATATGGGAGGACCACCTTCCAAGGCTAAATACTCCTGCCAGACCGATAGTGCACAAGTACCGTGAGGGAAAGGTGAAAAGAACCCCAGTGAGGGGAGTGAAATAGAACCTGAAACCGCTTGCCTACAATCATTCGGAGCCCTATTGTCTTCGGACAAGGGTGACGGACTGCCTTTTGCATAATGAGCCTGCGAGTTGTGGTCACTGGCGAGGTTAACCCGAGAGGGGGAGCCGAAGCGAAAGCGAGTCTGAACAGGGCGACATAGTCAGTGGCTGCAGACCCGAAGCCGGGTGATCTATCCATGGGCAGGTTGAAGCGGGTGTAAGAGCCCGTGGAGGACCGAACCGGTAGGCGTTGAAAAGCCTTCGGATGACCTGTGGATAGGGGTGAAAGGCCAATCAAACTCGGTGATAGCTGGTTCTCTCCGAAATGCATTTAGGTGCAGCGTCAGGAGGTAGCACTAGGGGGTAGAGCACTGATAGGGCTAGGGCGGCCCACAGCTGTACCAAACCCTGTCAAACTCCGAATACCTAGTGTGGAATCCTGGCAGTGAGGCGTAGGGTGATAAAATCCTATGTCGAGAGGGGAACAACCCAGACTACCGACTAAGGCCCCCAAGTGATGGCTAAGTGGAAAAGGAGGTCTTCCTGCTTAGACAACCAGGAGGTTGGCTTAGAAGCAGCCATCCTTTAAAGAAAGCGTAACAGCTCACTGGTCGAGCGGGGAGGCGCCGAAAATATAACGGGGCTAAAGCCATCCGCCGAAGTCGTAGACTTCTACATAGTAGGAGTGGTAGGAGAGCGTTGATGTCAGCGTTGAAGCTGTACCGGTAAGGAGCAGTGGAGCGGCATCAAGTGAGCATGCAGGCATGAGTAGCGATAAAATGGGTGAGAATCCCATTCGCCGTAAGCCCAAGGTTTCCTACACGATGCTCGTCAGTGTAGGGTTAGTCGGGGCCTAAGACGAGGCCGAAAGGCGTAGTCGATGGGAAAACGGTTAATATTCCGTTACCTACTAACAACGAGCCGATGGGGGGACGCTTGGGGCTAATCGAGGTCACTGATGGAATAGTGGCTCGAAGGGTGTAGGGTGCTAGGTAGGCAAATCCGCCTAGCGATAGCCCGAGACCCGACAGGCCTCCAAAGCTCTTCGGAGCGGAGGGGGAATCGATGATGCCCCGAGCCGAGAAAAGCCTCTAAGGCGTTTGAGTTGTTAGTAGCCCGTACCGTAAACCGACACAGGTGGGCGGGATGAGTATTCTAAGGCGCGTGGAAGAACCCTCCCTAAGGAACTCGGCAAACTGGCACCGTAACTTCGGGATAAGGTGTGCCCCAAGTAGGTGAAGGGACTTGCTCCTGGAGCCGAACGGGGTCGCAGCGCAGCGCTCTTGCCGACTGTTTACCAAAAACACAGCACTCTGCTAACTCGTAAGAGGAAGTATAGGGTGTGACGCCTGCCCGGTGCCGGAAGGTTAAGGGGATCCGTTAGCCCTCGGGCGAAGCGGTGAACCGAAGCCCCGGTAAACGGCGGCCGTAACTATAACGGTCCTAAGGTAGCGAAATTCCTTGTCGGTTAAATACCGACCTGCATGAATGGCGTAACGAGTGAGGGGCTGTCTCAGGGAGGGATCCAGTGAAATTGTAGTGGAGGTGAAAATTCCTCCTACCCGCGGCAAGACGGAAAGACCCCGTGGACCTTTACTACAGCTTGGCATTGTAGGTGGGATATCCATGTGCAGGATAGGTGGGAGGCTGAGAAGCCCGGGCGCCAGCTCGGGTGGAGCCGTCCTTGAGATACCACCCTTGGATATCCTGCCTACTAACCCGCATGAGTTATCCTCATGGGGGACAGTGCCTGGTGGGTAGTTTGACTGGGGCGGTCGCCTCCTAAAGAGTAACGGAGGCTCACAAAGGTTGGCTCAAGGCGGTTGGAAATCGCCTGAAGAGTGTAAAGGCACAAGCCAGCCTGACTGCGAGAGAGACACCTCGAGCAGAGACGAAAGTCGGTCTTAGTGATCCGGTGGTTCTGAGTGGAAGGGCCATCGCTCAAAGGATAAAAGGTACCCCGGGGATAACAGGCTGATCTCCCCCGAGAGCTCACATCGACGGGGAGGTTTGGCACCTCGATGTCGGCTCATCGCATCCTGGGGCTGGAGCAGGTCCCAAGGGTATGGCTGTTCGCCATTTAAAGCGGTACGCGAGCTGGGTTCAGAACGTCGTGAGACAGTTCGGTCCCTATCTGCCGTGGGCGCAGGAAGGTTGAGGAGAGCTGACCCTAGTACGAGAGGACCGGGTTGGACGAGCCACTGGTGTACCAGTTGTTCTGCCAAGAGCAGCGCTGGGTAGCCAAGCTCGGAAGGGATAACCGCTGAAAGCATCTAAGCGGGAAGCCCACTCCAAGATGAGCCTTCCCATGAGGGTGCAGGAAGACTACCTGCTTGATAGGCTGGGGGTGTAAGCCCTGCAAGGGGTTGAGCTGACCAGTACTAATAACCCGAATGGCTTTACTTGCGGTGTGTGACAAGACTTTTAACAGCCAATTATCAATCAATTAACAACAAATAATTATAAGTTAGTATATATAAGCTTAGTGGGCAAAGCGGAGGGGAAACACCCTGAACCATTCCGAACCAGGAAGTTAAGCCCTCCAGCGCTGATGATACTGCACCTTTCGGGTGTGGGAAAGTAGGTCCCCGCTAAGCTTTTATATGTTAACTTTATTATTAATCAAAGGTGTCTGGCGCTAATAATTATTAACTAAATTCCCTCTTTATTAATATTTATAATCTTCTCTAACAATTTTATTTATCTCTTATGTTGTTTTTTTAATTTAGTTAATTTTTTTTTATTGTTAATTTTTTTTAGAATTCTTAAATTTTTTCTTTTTTTTAATTACATACATCTTTTAATTAATTTTTTTCTTTTTTTATATATTTATATTAAGATATTTTTGGTTTTATTTTTATTTAACATTTTATACATTTTTTTAATATTAATAAAATCAAATGTGTTAATTAAATAATAATAATAAGATATTTTTTATTTGCATTTAATTAAATAATATATAATCGATAAGTATTTATTTTTTCATTTAGGATAAATGAATTCGAAATATTTCTTTATTAATTATATTTTGTTAAAATTATGTTAATATAAAAATAAAGGAAAAATAAATGAAATTTTTAGTAAAAAAGCCAATTCCTGGATTTGAAAATATAAGTGAAGTTGAACTTCAAAAAATAGATGATACTTTTGCAATTTTAAAAGATACTGATGGTAATGTTTTGTTTACTTTGGTAAATCCGTTTATATTGCGCAATGATTATGATTTTGAAGTTCCCGCTGATATAAAGGTGTTACTTGATTTAAATGAAAATTCTGACATTGAAGTGTATTCAAACGTTGTTATGAAAGAGCCAATTACTGAAGCAATTGTCAATTTTAAAGCCCCTTTTATTTTTAATAAATCAAATAACACTATGGCTCAAGTTATTTTAGAAAATGAGGGTTACTTAAAAATAGGAGATTTTGTAAAAGAATAGTATAATTCCACCTAAAAAAGGGTGGAGTTGCCTTTAAGTAAATTAAATGAAGAACAGTATGCGGCTGCTACTGCCGAGCTTGGACATAATTTGGTAATTGCAAGTGCCGGGACCGGAAAAACTTCTACAATTGTAGGTAGAATTGCATATTTGCTTCAAAACGGAATAAAACCTGAACAAATTCTGCTTCTGACTTTTACTAACAAAGCTGCTAATGAAATGGTTGAGAGACTTTCACGTTTTATCCCCACTGCAAAAGAGATAGAAGCCGGAACGTTTCATGCAGTAAGTTACAGATGGCTTAGAAAATTAAATAAAAATATTGTTTTAAAGACTCCAAAAGATATGAAAATATTGTTTCGTTCTATTTATTCAAAAAGGGATTTTAACAGAATTTTAGGAGAAGAAAAGCCGTATTCTGCCAATTATCTATTTGAACTTTATTCTCTTTTTTTAAATTCCAATGAAAAAAGTCTTGAGAGTTTTTTAGAAAAAAAGGCTCCAAATCAGTTAGAATATGTTTTAGTATATGAAAGTATTTTTGAAGAATTTGAAGAAGTTAAAAAAGAGCATAATCTGGTAGATTTTGATTCTCTTCTTATTAGAATGATAAATAAATTAAAAAACGGAATTGATAATCCTTTTGTTGAAGTTTTGGTGGATGAATATCAGGATACCAATCCCCTGCAGAATGAATTTATTGAAAACGTTAAAAAACATCTTTTCTGTGTGGGGGATTATGACCAAAGTATTTATGCGTTTAACGGGGCAGATATCAATATTATTTCCACATTTGATAAAAGATATAAGAATTCAAGAGTTTTTACATTAAAGAAAAATTATAGGAGCTATGGGGAGATTTTAGCTATCGCAAATAAAGTGATTGCGAACAATCCAAGAATATATCCTAAAAGTCTTGAAGTAACAAGAGGGTATTCAGGGGAGTTTCCTAAAGTTTTGATTTATAATGATACATTTGAAGAATATAGAGACCTTGCAAACAGAATTTATACTTCAACCACTCCAAGAGATGAAATTGCTGTATTATTCAGAAATAATTCTTCAGCTGATACTATTGAGGCAATGCTCAGGGAAAAAGGGATTGAATGCAAAAGAAAAGGCGGAACAAGTTTTTTTGAAAGCAGGGAAATTAAAATAACGCTTGATATATTATATTTTATTTTAAATCCAAAGGATATTATGTCTTTTGTCCATATAGTTGAATATGCAAAAGGTATAGGTAATTCAATTGCCACTGATTTGTTTGAGGCATTGATGATTTTGGGTGATGGTGATGTAATAAACGGGTTTTTAAAGCCAAATCTTGAAAAAAAAGTTTTTGTAAATAAAAAAACATCATATCAATTAGGGCTTTTTGATGATTTTAAGGAACTTGGCAGTATCAGCAGATTTAAAAATCTGGGATTTGAAGATAAATTTTTGGAAAATCCTATTTTAAAACATCCAAAATTAAGCGTGGAAGGGGCGGAATTTTTGTATAATTTTTATTTGTTACTAAAAAGGATTAATATTCTTAAAAATCCGCATTCTATTTTTAATGAGGTTATTAATTCTAAAGTATTTGAACATATTACCTCTAATCTTGCAAAAGAACGTTCCCGTAATAAAAACGGAAAAATTGATATGAATCTGTATGAGGAAAAAAAAGAGGCAATTAAAAGAAAGGTTGCAATTTTAGGAAATTTGCTGAAAAATTATTCGTCTTTAGAGAAATTTATAAATGCATTAGTATTGGGCAGTTCTGAAATGAGTGAAGGAAAAGGCGTTAATCTGCTTACGGTTCATGCCAGTAAAGGACTTGAATTTAAAGAGGTTTACATTGTGGATTTGATGGAAAAAAGATTTCCAAATATTAAACTCTCAAAACCGGCTGGAGGGATTGAGGAAGAGAGGCGTCTTTTTTATGTAGCTGTAACACGTGCAAAGGATAAATTGTTTTTTATGCTGGCAAAAAGGGACAGAATTAAAAATATAGAATACGAACCAAGCAGATTTTTAATTGAAGCTGGATACAATATAAATTCATAATGAAATTGAAAATGGAGAGAAAATGAATAATTATAAAGAAAACAATATAAAAAATATACTGCACGGATTCTTTTTGGCAGTGGCTATGAGCGTTGCAGAACCCTCTACGATTTTACCTTTAATTATTCATCATTTTAGTGAGAGTGTAATACTTGTGGGTATTTTTACATCACTTTTAAGAGGAGGGGCGATAATTGTACAGCTGTTTGCCGCTTTTTATGCTCAAAGTTTCAAACTTGTAATGCCTTTTATGAAAAAAGTGTTTTTAGCAAGATTTTTAAGCTGGTTTTTAATAGGTATGGTAATTTTAATTATAGGTGATAAAAATCCTAAATTAACTCTTATTTTATTTGGAATACTTCTTTTTATATTTTCTTTTTCAGCAGGGTTTGGTGCCGTATATTTCAGTGAAATAATTGCAAAAATATTTAATAAAACCCAGCGTGGTAAATCAATGGCTAACAGGCAGTTTTTTTCCGCCATAGGTGCGATAATCAGCGGAGGGATTGCCGGATGGGTGCTTAACACATTTCCACCTCCTCAGAGTTACGGATATTTATTTATAGCCAGTGCTTTTTTGTTTGGTATAGGTGTTCTTGCTTTTTCATCTATAAAAGAGCCTGTTAAAGAAAATGTAAGGGTTAAAGAAGAGAATTTTTTTAAATTTTTAAAAAATGCATTTTTGTTTTTAAAAACCGATAAGGCTTTGCAGATTCAGATATTCACAATATTTTTTAGTTATTCTGTTTTATTTGCTTTGCCTTTTGTTATTTTAAAAGCTAATAAAACAATACATTTGACAGGTTGGATTGTGGGTAGTTTTGTGACAGTTCAGATGATTGGGGCTCTTTTTGGAAATCTTTTTTGGAAAAAATTGGCACCTTATTATAAAAAAATTATTTTGTTGTCTTATTTTTTTGTAATAATTGCTTTTATTATTGCATTATTTGCAAAAGATGTAGCAAGTTATGCACTGATTTTCTTTTTAATCGGTTTTGGAATGGACGGATTTAAAATTAGCGGTATGAATCTTTTATTTGAAATAGCAAGTGAAGATAAAAGGCCTATTTATGTGGCAGTTCAAAACACCATTACTTCAATAGGTTTGTTTTTTGCAATTCCCGGGGGAATTATTTTAAAACACTTTGGTTATAATGTTTTATATATTTTTACAGTTTGTATGCTCTTAACAGGTTTATTTTTTGCAACTAGATTAAAAGCTGAATGATTTCTTCGATACTGTTTTTATCAGTATATTTGTATTTGATCTCTTTTATTTCAAGATTATCCAACATTCCCTCCCCAAGTTTTTTTGCTATTAATATATCCACATTTAAATTTTTTAAAAATTGAGGGATTATTTCTCCAGTGTGTAGAGCGTTTTCACCACATTCCCGTTTTTTAATATGTTCTTTTTTAACTTTTTCAAACATTGGATTGTTTATAAGTTTTTTTTCATTTTTTTCTGTATCGATAATTAAAAAATATTTGCAAAAAGGGATATATTCGCAAACGGTTTTTTCATTGGATGTAGGAAATGCAATGATCATGATTAACCTTTTTTTGCAATTATATTATAAATTTTTTAATTTTTGGCAAGCCTCAGTTGCTTTTAAGGGTAAATAAATATCGGTAATTGTATTGGTGTAATTGGACGGATTCGGATTTATTTCAATAATTTTTGCCCTGTTTTCTTTTGCAATATATGGAATCTGACTTGCAGGCATTATTTCTCCAGTTGTTCCTATAACAATCATCAAGTCGCAGTTTGTTGCGAGTTCTATGGATTTTTCAAAAGCAACGTTTGGAATAGGCTCACCGAAAAATACAAAATCCGGTTTTAAAACACTTCCGCATTTAGGACACAAAGGCGGCAGTTTTTCAAGAGAAATTGTGTCTGAATTGAATTTGCTTTTACAGTTTATACATTCAAGTTTTTTGGTAGTTCCGTGAAATTCAATTACATTTTTGCTTCCTGCCTCCTGGTGTAAATTGTCGATATTTTGTGTAATTATTCCTTTTAATTTTCCTTTTTTTTCAAGTTCAGCCAGGCAATAATGTGCAATATTCGGTTTAGCATCATACATATAGTCGTAAAAGATTTCTTTTATATATTTCCAGCTGATATTTGGATGTTTCAGAAAAAAATCCATATCCAAGATTTTAGGATCATATTTTGACCATAATCCGTTTGGCCCCCTAAATGGAGGGATTCCGCTTTCCACTGAAATACCGGCACCGGTAAATGCAACAATAAAGTCTGAAGATTCAATTAATTCTTTTGCTTTGGTTATATCTTGCATTTTTAACCTTTTGATATAATTTCTAAAAAAGGAGCTTTTATGTTAAAAGATTTTATCAAAAAAATGACCGAATGGGCGCTTGAAAAAGAAGAAGAGGCTGCAAAAAACTGTGAAATTCCACTTGAACAAATTGAAAAACAATTAGAAATACTTAAAGAAAAAAAAGATGAACTTCAAAAAAAATGTGAGGAACAGCTTAAAGAGCTTGATGAATTGATTAAAAGGGTGGAAAAAATTAAAAATATAGAAGTTTTAAAATGTGAAGCCAAAAAAAATTAAAGTTTTTTGGCTATATCTTTAACTGCTAAATATGCATGGTTAAACGCTAATGCAATGCTTCCGGCACTTGTTACAACGTCCCCTATAGTATATAATCCCGGAATGTTTGTTTCCATTGTTTCTTCATTGTGAGCAGGTTCACCCCATTCATTTAGTTCAATTCCGCTGTTTTTTAAGAAATCTACAGGACTTGTGCCACCCAGTGCATATACAACCCTGTCGAAAATTTCACTGGTTCCGTCTTTATAATTTACTTTTACCCTTGGAGGTGTTATTCCTTTTTCAACATCTTCTTCAACGGGTTCTACACTTTCAATGTCTACACCAAG
This genomic stretch from Lebetimonas natsushimae harbors:
- a CDS encoding ATP-dependent helicase, which produces MPLSKLNEEQYAAATAELGHNLVIASAGTGKTSTIVGRIAYLLQNGIKPEQILLLTFTNKAANEMVERLSRFIPTAKEIEAGTFHAVSYRWLRKLNKNIVLKTPKDMKILFRSIYSKRDFNRILGEEKPYSANYLFELYSLFLNSNEKSLESFLEKKAPNQLEYVLVYESIFEEFEEVKKEHNLVDFDSLLIRMINKLKNGIDNPFVEVLVDEYQDTNPLQNEFIENVKKHLFCVGDYDQSIYAFNGADINIISTFDKRYKNSRVFTLKKNYRSYGEILAIANKVIANNPRIYPKSLEVTRGYSGEFPKVLIYNDTFEEYRDLANRIYTSTTPRDEIAVLFRNNSSADTIEAMLREKGIECKRKGGTSFFESREIKITLDILYFILNPKDIMSFVHIVEYAKGIGNSIATDLFEALMILGDGDVINGFLKPNLEKKVFVNKKTSYQLGLFDDFKELGSISRFKNLGFEDKFLENPILKHPKLSVEGAEFLYNFYLLLKRINILKNPHSIFNEVINSKVFEHITSNLAKERSRNKNGKIDMNLYEEKKEAIKRKVAILGNLLKNYSSLEKFINALVLGSSEMSEGKGVNLLTVHASKGLEFKEVYIVDLMEKRFPNIKLSKPAGGIEEERRLFYVAVTRAKDKLFFMLAKRDRIKNIEYEPSRFLIEAGYNINS
- a CDS encoding MFS transporter → MNNYKENNIKNILHGFFLAVAMSVAEPSTILPLIIHHFSESVILVGIFTSLLRGGAIIVQLFAAFYAQSFKLVMPFMKKVFLARFLSWFLIGMVILIIGDKNPKLTLILFGILLFIFSFSAGFGAVYFSEIIAKIFNKTQRGKSMANRQFFSAIGAIISGGIAGWVLNTFPPPQSYGYLFIASAFLFGIGVLAFSSIKEPVKENVRVKEENFFKFLKNAFLFLKTDKALQIQIFTIFFSYSVLFALPFVILKANKTIHLTGWIVGSFVTVQMIGALFGNLFWKKLAPYYKKIILLSYFFVIIAFIIALFAKDVASYALIFFLIGFGMDGFKISGMNLLFEIASEDKRPIYVAVQNTITSIGLFFAIPGGIILKHFGYNVLYIFTVCMLLTGLFFATRLKAE
- a CDS encoding NifB/NifX family molybdenum-iron cluster-binding protein, translating into MIIAFPTSNEKTVCEYIPFCKYFLIIDTEKNEKKLINNPMFEKVKKEHIKKRECGENALHTGEIIPQFLKNLNVDILIAKKLGEGMLDNLEIKEIKYKYTDKNSIEEIIQLLI
- the fliW gene encoding flagellar assembly protein FliW; protein product: MKFLVKKPIPGFENISEVELQKIDDTFAILKDTDGNVLFTLVNPFILRNDYDFEVPADIKVLLDLNENSDIEVYSNVVMKEPITEAIVNFKAPFIFNKSNNTMAQVILENEGYLKIGDFVKE
- a CDS encoding SIR2 family NAD-dependent protein deacylase → MQDITKAKELIESSDFIVAFTGAGISVESGIPPFRGPNGLWSKYDPKILDMDFFLKHPNISWKYIKEIFYDYMYDAKPNIAHYCLAELEKKGKLKGIITQNIDNLHQEAGSKNVIEFHGTTKKLECINCKSKFNSDTISLEKLPPLCPKCGSVLKPDFVFFGEPIPNVAFEKSIELATNCDLMIVIGTTGEIMPASQIPYIAKENRAKIIEINPNPSNYTNTITDIYLPLKATEACQKLKNL